The sequence CGCGAACGCGGCCGCGCGAATGCGATGGTCATCATGTTCGTGCCGCTCGCCGGCATGATCACCGCACCGCTGTCCGGCTTCATCCTCGCCGCGTACGACTGGCGTCACCTGTTCTTCAGCGCGGGCGCGCTGTCGCTGCTGTGTCTGGTCGCGTGGATGCTGTTCGCCGACGACGGCCCGGAGACCGCGCGCTGGGTGTCGCCGCGCGAGAAGGCGTACATCCTCGACGCGCTGCGCGACGAGCAGGAACGCAAGCGCGCGGCCGGCACGCCGGCCGCGGCATCGTTCGGCGAGCTGCTGCGCAACCCGACGATCTGGCTGCTCATCGCCATCAACTTCTGCTATCAGGTCGGCATCTACGGCTATACGATGTGGTTGCCGACGCTGCTGAAAAACCTCACGCACAGCGGGATGGGCAAGGTCGGCTTGCTCGCGATGCTGCCGTATGTCGCGATGGTGATCGGGATGTTCGTCACGTCGTATTTGTCTGACCGAACCGGCAAGCGACGCCTGTTCGTGCTGCTGCCGCTCGTCGGCTTCGCCGCGTGCCTCGCGCTGTCGGTGCTCACGCACGCGTCGATGGCCGTGTCGTTCACGTTCCTGATCGGCTGCGGCTTCTTCCTGCAGGCGGCCGCCGGCGTGTTCTGGGCGATTCCGCCGAAACTCTGCAGCGTCGAGACGGCCGGCAGCGCGCGCGGCCTGATCAATGCGCTCGGCAATCTCGGCGGCTTCTGCGGCCCGTATGCGGTCGGCGTGCTGACCCAGCACGTGAGCGCAGCCGCCGGCGTGGTCAGCCTCGCGGTCACGCTCGCGGTGGCCGGCCTGCTCGCGCTGATGCTGCCAAAGCGCTGCGAGGACTGATACCCGATACGCGGGCCCGCGAACGAAACAACGGAGACACACCTTGAACGACATCCTGCTGCTGGTGCAGAAATGCGCCCATACCTTCAGTTTCTACGACCTCGACACGAAAACGGCGCTCAAGCACATCGTGCTGCCGAATTTCCCGCACGAATTCACCGTCGATGTGAACAACCGCTACGCGTATGTCGGCATCTTCGGGATCGAGACCGCGTGGTCGCGCGGCCATGAAGGCGATCACCGGATCGCCGAGATCGACCTCGCCGAACGTACGCACACGCGCATGCTCGACCTGTGGCCGTACTACCGGCCGCACGGCATGGCGAGCGACCGCGACGGCCGGCTGTACGCGATGAGCGAAGCGCACGACATGCTGCTCGTGTTCGACGAACCGACCCGGCAGCCCGTGCCGAACATGGCCGTGCCGTCCGGCGGCGTGAAGACGCACCTCGTGACGCTCACGCGCGACGCGAGCCGCGCGTACGGCGTGCACCTGCTGTCGAACACCGTCACGCAGTTCCATCCGCGCGATGCGACGGTCGTGCCGCGCGCGGTGATGCCCGGCCCGCGCCCCGAGGGCAATGCGCTGTCGGGCGACGAGCGCACGCTGTTCGTCGCGAATCGCGGCGACGACACGCTGGTCGAGATCGACACCGCCACGATGACCTGCGGACGGCGCGTGAAGACGCGCAGCGATCCGAACCGCATCTACCGGACGAGCGCGCCGGACGGCCGCGACCTGCTGCTGCTGACCAATTCGGGCGAACGGTCGATCTCCGTGTTCGATGCGCGGCAGCTCGAGGAGATCGAACGCATCGCGCTGCCCGCG comes from Burkholderia pyrrocinia and encodes:
- a CDS encoding MFS transporter, producing MNLLTPATPAYEAGEAIPRRRWLRVIPPLLLACIISYMDRVNIAFAMPGGMNADLGMDATMAGLAGGIFFFGYLFLQIPGGRRAALGSGKKFIAWSLVSWAALSVLTGLVTHTWELLTLRFLLGVAEGGMLPVVLTMVSHWFPDRERGRANAMVIMFVPLAGMITAPLSGFILAAYDWRHLFFSAGALSLLCLVAWMLFADDGPETARWVSPREKAYILDALRDEQERKRAAGTPAAASFGELLRNPTIWLLIAINFCYQVGIYGYTMWLPTLLKNLTHSGMGKVGLLAMLPYVAMVIGMFVTSYLSDRTGKRRLFVLLPLVGFAACLALSVLTHASMAVSFTFLIGCGFFLQAAAGVFWAIPPKLCSVETAGSARGLINALGNLGGFCGPYAVGVLTQHVSAAAGVVSLAVTLAVAGLLALMLPKRCED
- a CDS encoding YncE family protein gives rise to the protein MNDILLLVQKCAHTFSFYDLDTKTALKHIVLPNFPHEFTVDVNNRYAYVGIFGIETAWSRGHEGDHRIAEIDLAERTHTRMLDLWPYYRPHGMASDRDGRLYAMSEAHDMLLVFDEPTRQPVPNMAVPSGGVKTHLVTLTRDASRAYGVHLLSNTVTQFHPRDATVVPRAVMPGPRPEGNALSGDERTLFVANRGDDTLVEIDTATMTCGRRVKTRSDPNRIYRTSAPDGRDLLLLTNSGERSISVFDARQLEEIERIALPANPTALSFHPSRRVAYVSFQDDYVRELDLDTWRFVGALPTLREPDASYVLAGAR